Proteins co-encoded in one Leptospira levettii genomic window:
- a CDS encoding nicotinate-nicotinamide nucleotide adenylyltransferase yields MDVILFGGSFNPPHIGHRHVIFSLQKQFPESKIYICPNFLSPFKLNEKKFSRDEIWSLCQSEFHEFLSNHVILWDEEIKKETTSFTIDTLTSLQSLEKDGSISLVIGEDNLENFNEWKSYDLILKNIHKLIVVRRNTESPKPILIPNFLNEKQVLVLNNPIVKMSSTEIRNQPNSEWQNHSILPQTRSLLNTYLQTGKSNGGEKK; encoded by the coding sequence ATGGATGTGATTTTGTTTGGTGGAAGTTTTAATCCTCCACACATTGGTCATAGACATGTGATTTTTTCCCTACAAAAACAATTTCCTGAATCCAAAATCTATATCTGTCCGAATTTTTTATCTCCTTTTAAATTGAATGAAAAAAAATTTTCTAGAGATGAAATTTGGTCCTTATGCCAATCAGAATTCCATGAATTTTTATCCAATCATGTAATCTTATGGGATGAAGAAATCAAAAAAGAGACTACAAGTTTCACAATTGATACCTTAACAAGTTTACAATCCTTAGAAAAGGATGGCTCTATTTCCCTTGTCATCGGTGAAGATAATTTAGAAAATTTTAACGAATGGAAATCTTACGATCTTATACTCAAGAATATACACAAACTAATCGTTGTTAGAAGAAACACAGAATCTCCAAAGCCAATTTTGATACCAAACTTCTTAAATGAAAAACAAGTATTGGTTTTAAATAACCCCATTGTCAAAATGAGTAGCACTGAAATCAGGAACCAACCAAACAGTGAATGGCAAAATCATTCGATTTTACCCCAAACAAGATCATTACTAAATACCTATTTACAAACTGGGAAATCCAACGGAGGAGAAAAAAAATGA
- a CDS encoding glutamate-5-semialdehyde dehydrogenase, translated as MAEDYTNYAKNIATKTKEASRSLKRLTTNQKNAVLLRFEKLLLENEAEIISKNQIDLKNGKDKGLSPSMMDRLLLDSKRIHGMAKSVAEIRNLPDPVGEVVRGTILPNGLELLTKRVPIGVVMTIFESRPNVIVDIASLSFKSGNACILRGGSEAYHSNLILSSLFHKAIEDSKLESVSKEVVSFVDNTNREAMLPFFQLDDLIDVIVPRGGEALIRFVSENSKIPVIKHDKGVTNLYLSDKADEKIVLPILVNSKIQRPGVCNALENLFIHKNYPNTKVLLHELKQNGVQILGDPSIQSLDPTIPLATEDDYSTEFLDTRLSIKIVGSVEEAMENIQKYSSGHTECILSEDITEIQTFQQGLDSAAIFVNCSTRFHDGGEYGLGAEVGISTGKLHVRGPMGLIHLTTTTTYVTGKGQVRG; from the coding sequence ATGGCTGAAGACTACACCAACTATGCAAAAAACATAGCGACAAAAACAAAGGAAGCAAGTCGAAGTTTAAAACGACTGACAACTAACCAAAAAAATGCGGTTTTACTTCGATTTGAAAAACTGTTATTAGAAAATGAAGCAGAGATCATTTCAAAAAACCAAATCGATTTAAAAAATGGAAAAGATAAAGGATTAAGTCCGTCAATGATGGATCGTTTGCTCCTCGATTCCAAACGAATCCATGGGATGGCAAAAAGTGTTGCAGAAATTAGAAACCTCCCAGATCCAGTGGGGGAAGTCGTCAGAGGGACCATCCTTCCTAATGGACTCGAACTTTTAACAAAACGTGTTCCCATCGGTGTTGTGATGACGATTTTTGAATCGAGACCAAATGTCATTGTAGACATCGCCTCGTTGTCTTTTAAGTCTGGGAATGCTTGTATTTTACGGGGAGGAAGTGAAGCTTACCACTCAAATCTCATTTTATCCTCCCTCTTCCATAAAGCCATTGAAGATTCAAAATTAGAATCAGTGAGTAAGGAAGTGGTAAGTTTTGTAGATAATACAAACCGAGAAGCCATGCTTCCTTTTTTCCAATTGGATGATTTAATTGATGTCATTGTACCAAGGGGTGGAGAGGCTCTCATTCGATTTGTATCAGAAAATAGCAAAATCCCGGTCATCAAACACGATAAAGGTGTGACTAACTTATATTTGTCTGACAAAGCGGATGAAAAAATTGTATTACCAATCTTAGTTAATTCTAAAATCCAGAGACCAGGTGTTTGTAATGCATTGGAAAATTTATTCATCCACAAAAATTACCCAAACACCAAAGTTTTGTTACATGAATTAAAACAAAATGGGGTTCAGATCCTCGGTGATCCATCCATCCAGTCACTGGATCCAACAATTCCTCTTGCAACGGAAGACGATTATTCCACAGAGTTTTTAGACACAAGACTCAGTATCAAGATTGTTGGTTCAGTGGAAGAAGCTATGGAAAATATCCAAAAGTATAGCTCTGGTCATACGGAATGCATTTTATCGGAAGACATTACCGAAATCCAAACATTCCAACAAGGACTGGATAGTGCGGCAATTTTTGTGAATTGTTCTACAAGGTTCCATGATGGTGGTGAATATGGACTTGGTGCGGAAGTGGGAATTTCAACAGGGAAATTACATGTCAGAGGACCTATGGGACTCATCCACCTAACAACCACCACAACTTATGTTACAGGAAAAGGACAAGTCCGAGGATAA
- the proB gene encoding glutamate 5-kinase, with protein MKTRKDFLDSLDKAKLIVIKIGSARVSGEETKINDFLYDLVGDIRNLRDQGKEIILVSSGAIAQGKKLLVDKSGTGVLPNGKTSLAEKQAFAAMGQNKLLNLYESFFSRVNIPIAQILFGRKDLNEDSSFTNLKQTFRQLLDWGILPIVNENDSVSTEELNLGDNDILSAIVASIVGADLLLILTGVDGFLEGNSKIDLFTEISKKTESLATGPSGPGTGGMFTKINAAKLLLPFGIKTGIVNGEKNHAIGQFFTNETFGTLIANDGFPHRIPTASEIQSHFFSFPTE; from the coding sequence ATGAAAACACGTAAGGATTTTTTAGATTCACTTGACAAAGCAAAACTAATCGTCATTAAAATTGGCAGTGCTCGTGTATCTGGCGAAGAAACCAAAATCAATGATTTTTTATATGATTTAGTGGGCGATATACGTAATCTACGCGACCAAGGGAAAGAAATTATCCTCGTATCCTCTGGAGCAATTGCCCAAGGGAAAAAACTACTCGTTGACAAAAGTGGAACGGGAGTTTTACCGAATGGTAAAACGTCTCTCGCAGAAAAACAAGCATTTGCCGCAATGGGGCAAAACAAACTTCTTAATTTGTATGAAAGTTTTTTTAGCCGAGTGAATATTCCCATTGCTCAAATTTTGTTTGGTCGTAAAGACTTAAATGAAGATAGCAGTTTCACAAATCTCAAACAAACTTTTCGGCAATTATTGGATTGGGGAATTTTACCTATCGTCAATGAAAACGATTCTGTCTCTACCGAAGAACTGAATTTAGGCGATAATGATATTTTATCAGCCATCGTCGCTTCAATCGTAGGTGCTGACCTACTCCTCATTCTCACTGGTGTGGATGGATTTTTAGAGGGAAATAGTAAAATTGATTTGTTTACCGAAATTTCAAAAAAAACAGAATCTCTGGCAACAGGACCTTCTGGCCCTGGAACAGGTGGGATGTTTACGAAAATTAATGCCGCAAAACTCTTGTTACCATTTGGAATCAAAACGGGAATTGTGAACGGTGAAAAAAATCATGCAATTGGCCAATTTTTCACGAACGAAACGTTTGGAACTTTGATTGCCAATGATGGATTCCCTCACCGAATTCCTACTGCTTCCGAAATCCAATCTCACTTTTTTTCTTTCCCTACGGAGTAA
- the obgE gene encoding GTPase ObgE, translating into MSGFIDEVPIQIRAGHGGAGSVHFHKEKFVEFGGPDGGDGGKGGDVIFVAEGRMMTLENYLPDRLYAAEDGGPGLGQNRNGKNGEDLLLKVPIGTQIIDAVTMELIYDFSHDGETFTIAKGGRGGKGNTFFKTSVQQAPRYSQPGEEGDSFSLRLELKLLADIGIVGLPNAGKSTLLAKITHAHPKIAGYAFTTLSPNLGVVHRHEDLFRYTVADIPGIIEGASKGVGLGISFLKHIERVQGILFLFDGGNLQLEEELEMLRSELGNYNVSLLHKKYLIVINKMDIWDNDPSFTEEIKKKYSNLGEIVCISADKENNLEYLLERIDKVFFPEKAKLVYENT; encoded by the coding sequence ATGAGCGGATTTATCGACGAAGTACCCATTCAAATTCGAGCCGGACACGGAGGGGCAGGTTCTGTTCATTTCCATAAAGAGAAGTTTGTCGAATTTGGAGGACCAGACGGTGGTGATGGAGGCAAAGGAGGCGATGTGATCTTTGTTGCCGAAGGTCGTATGATGACCTTGGAAAATTACCTACCCGACCGCCTATATGCCGCAGAAGATGGAGGTCCTGGCCTTGGCCAAAACCGAAATGGAAAAAATGGAGAAGATTTACTCCTGAAAGTTCCCATTGGAACCCAAATCATTGATGCGGTCACCATGGAACTCATTTACGACTTTAGCCATGATGGTGAAACATTCACCATCGCCAAGGGAGGACGCGGAGGCAAAGGCAATACCTTTTTTAAAACTTCAGTCCAACAAGCACCTCGTTATAGCCAACCTGGTGAAGAAGGAGATTCATTCTCCTTACGGCTCGAATTAAAACTCCTCGCAGACATTGGGATTGTAGGATTACCGAATGCTGGTAAGTCCACCCTACTTGCCAAAATCACCCATGCCCATCCCAAAATTGCGGGTTATGCATTTACAACTCTTTCACCTAACTTAGGTGTTGTGCATAGGCATGAAGATCTGTTTCGTTACACAGTCGCAGATATACCTGGTATCATAGAAGGTGCTTCCAAGGGTGTGGGCCTTGGGATTAGTTTTCTCAAACACATTGAACGTGTACAAGGGATTTTGTTTTTATTTGATGGTGGGAATTTACAATTAGAAGAAGAATTGGAAATGTTACGAAGTGAACTCGGAAATTATAACGTGTCTCTTTTACATAAAAAATACCTCATTGTCATCAACAAAATGGACATATGGGACAACGACCCTAGTTTTACCGAAGAAATCAAAAAAAAATATTCGAACCTCGGTGAGATTGTTTGTATCTCTGCTGACAAAGAAAATAATTTGGAATACCTACTCGAAAGAATTGATAAAGTATTTTTTCCCGAAAAAGCAAAGTTAGTTTATGAAAACACGTAA
- the rpmA gene encoding 50S ribosomal protein L27, which translates to MATKKGGGSTKNGRDSVSKRLGVKVYGGQQAIAGNIIVRQRGTEYKPGKNVGIGRDHTLYALVDGVVTFEHVTKERQQISVYPKA; encoded by the coding sequence ATGGCTACAAAAAAAGGTGGTGGTTCCACAAAGAACGGTCGTGATTCGGTATCGAAAAGACTTGGTGTAAAAGTATACGGTGGCCAACAAGCAATTGCTGGAAACATCATTGTGCGCCAAAGAGGAACTGAATACAAACCTGGTAAAAACGTAGGGATTGGTCGTGACCATACTCTATATGCACTCGTTGACGGGGTTGTGACTTTTGAACACGTAACAAAAGAAAGACAACAAATCTCCGTTTACCCGAAAGCTTAA
- a CDS encoding ribosomal-processing cysteine protease Prp has product MIYSTIFKDIGGKIAGIQLEGHSPTNLGSKGENLLCAGVSTLVQSAHSYLASQGSLESEEKRDGYLRFLVKQNQRDGYQSLLAMVLFGLRSLEHSHSNAISIQDELIKG; this is encoded by the coding sequence TTGATTTATAGTACAATTTTTAAAGATATAGGAGGGAAAATCGCAGGAATCCAACTGGAAGGACATTCTCCAACGAACCTCGGTTCGAAAGGCGAAAATCTTTTGTGTGCAGGAGTTTCAACACTCGTTCAGAGTGCTCACTCGTATTTGGCATCACAAGGCAGTTTGGAATCAGAAGAAAAACGAGACGGATACCTTCGGTTTCTTGTCAAACAAAACCAGAGAGATGGCTACCAAAGCCTACTTGCCATGGTTCTGTTTGGTTTGAGAAGTTTAGAACATTCCCACTCAAATGCGATTTCCATCCAAGACGAACTAATAAAGGGGTAA
- the rplU gene encoding 50S ribosomal protein L21, whose product MFAIIELGAKQFKVSPDQVFVAEKTGNTVGSTVETKVLLLSDNNKVNIGSPALSGAKVTLKVLEDCKGEKIHGFKYKKRKNYKKSWGHRQQLQKLQVVSISG is encoded by the coding sequence ATGTTCGCCATCATTGAACTTGGAGCCAAACAATTTAAAGTGTCTCCTGACCAGGTATTCGTCGCAGAAAAAACAGGAAACACGGTTGGAAGCACAGTAGAAACGAAAGTCCTACTCCTTTCCGATAATAACAAAGTGAACATTGGGTCACCAGCATTGTCTGGGGCAAAAGTCACTTTAAAGGTATTAGAAGACTGCAAAGGTGAAAAAATCCACGGTTTCAAATACAAAAAAAGAAAGAACTACAAGAAGTCTTGGGGTCATAGACAACAACTCCAAAAACTCCAAGTGGTTTCGATCAGCGGTTAA